A window of Sphingomonas sp. Leaf357 contains these coding sequences:
- a CDS encoding aldehyde dehydrogenase (NADP(+)), with protein sequence MTADTATMTRADTSDFRSVAAETGEPVGDAFAVHGPDDVAAACAAADAAFDEYRATDREARAQFLERIAEEILGIGDDLIVAAMRESGLPRARLEGERGRTVGQLKLFAGVVRSGAWLGLRIDPALPDRQPLPRPDLRLRMIPLGPVAVFGASNFPLAFSTAGGDTASALAAGCPVVVKGHPAHPQTGALVADAIHRAVAACGLPEGVFSHLVGPGTDLGSALVKDPRIAAVGFTGSRGGGLALVALAQARAVPIPVYAEMSSINPVVLLPAALEARGAALGTAFVGSLTMGAGQFCTNPGLVLAIDGEGLDAFVAAAGDTLVEAEAGTMLTTGIHAAYRQGVETLAGSKGVETIARGKEGNGVTRGQAAFFATTADAFLAEKALGHEVFGASSILVKCRDEAELRRVIEGLEGQLTATLHMDAQDEPIATRLLPVLERRVGRILANGWPTGVEVAHAMVHGGPYPATSDARTTSVGSLAIDRFLRPVSYQNLAQGVLPPELRNDAMGDGVPRLQDGTLSLG encoded by the coding sequence ATGACCGCCGACACCGCCACGATGACTCGCGCCGACACGTCTGACTTCCGTTCCGTTGCCGCCGAAACCGGCGAGCCGGTCGGCGACGCGTTCGCGGTGCATGGTCCGGACGATGTCGCGGCAGCGTGCGCGGCGGCGGATGCGGCGTTCGACGAATACCGCGCGACCGACCGCGAGGCGCGCGCCCAATTCCTGGAAAGGATCGCCGAAGAAATCCTGGGCATCGGCGACGATCTGATCGTCGCCGCGATGCGCGAGAGCGGCCTGCCGCGGGCGCGTCTGGAGGGCGAACGTGGCCGGACGGTCGGTCAGTTGAAGCTGTTTGCCGGGGTGGTGCGCAGCGGTGCGTGGCTTGGCCTGCGGATCGATCCCGCGCTGCCGGATCGCCAGCCCTTGCCGCGTCCCGATCTCCGGCTGCGCATGATCCCGCTCGGCCCGGTGGCCGTGTTCGGCGCATCGAACTTCCCGCTCGCTTTCTCGACCGCCGGTGGTGATACCGCGTCGGCGCTGGCGGCCGGATGCCCGGTAGTGGTGAAGGGCCATCCGGCGCACCCGCAGACCGGTGCCTTGGTGGCGGACGCGATCCACCGCGCGGTCGCGGCCTGCGGCTTGCCCGAGGGTGTGTTCTCGCATCTCGTCGGCCCTGGCACGGACCTCGGCAGTGCCCTGGTCAAGGATCCGCGCATCGCCGCGGTCGGCTTCACCGGGTCGCGCGGCGGTGGCCTCGCTCTGGTCGCGCTGGCGCAGGCTAGGGCGGTGCCGATCCCGGTCTATGCGGAAATGTCGAGCATCAACCCGGTCGTGCTGCTGCCGGCGGCGCTCGAGGCGCGCGGAGCGGCGTTGGGCACGGCGTTCGTTGGGTCGCTGACGATGGGGGCGGGGCAGTTCTGCACCAATCCCGGCCTCGTGCTCGCGATCGACGGCGAGGGGCTCGACGCATTCGTCGCCGCAGCCGGCGATACTCTGGTCGAGGCCGAGGCCGGCACGATGCTGACCACCGGCATCCACGCCGCCTATCGACAGGGCGTCGAGACGCTGGCGGGCAGCAAGGGCGTCGAGACGATCGCTCGCGGCAAGGAAGGGAACGGCGTCACGCGCGGTCAGGCGGCGTTCTTCGCCACGACCGCCGATGCCTTCCTCGCGGAAAAGGCGCTGGGCCACGAAGTGTTCGGGGCGTCCTCGATCCTGGTGAAGTGCCGGGACGAAGCCGAACTGCGGCGCGTGATCGAGGGTCTCGAAGGCCAGTTGACCGCCACTTTGCACATGGATGCGCAGGACGAGCCGATCGCCACGCGGTTGCTCCCGGTGCTGGAGCGCAGGGTCGGGCGGATCCTCGCCAATGGCTGGCCGACGGGCGTCGAGGTGGCGCACGCGATGGTGCATGGCGGCCCCTATCCGGCGACGTCCGATGCGCGGACCACCTCGGTCGGCAGCCTCGCGATCGACCGCTTCCTGCGCCCGGTATCGTATCAGAATCTCGCGCAGGGCGTGTTGCCGCCCGAACTGCGCAATGATGCCATGGGCGACGGCGTGCCCCGCTTGCAGGATGGTACGCTCAGCCTCGGCTGA
- a CDS encoding FadR/GntR family transcriptional regulator, with the protein MSEETAKDGAIESPPAPRKPRGTGRRLNGAVAHKLGLAILSGEYAPGDTLSGEIAFAEELEVSRSAYREAVQVLMAKGLVESRTKTGTRVLPRSRWNLLDPEVLAWAFAGEPDVDFVRDLFELRAIVEPAAAGLAAERRDKADLKVMKDALAAMRRHTLSTEVGRAADRDFHTAILQATRNDALLTLSASIGAAVNWTTQFKQRGRTLPRNPLPDHLRVYEAILAGDATAASDAMRVLVDLALDDTRTAMRRP; encoded by the coding sequence ATGAGCGAAGAGACTGCGAAGGACGGCGCGATCGAAAGCCCGCCCGCGCCCCGCAAGCCGCGCGGCACCGGCCGCCGCCTGAACGGTGCCGTCGCGCACAAGCTCGGGCTCGCGATCCTGTCCGGCGAATATGCGCCCGGCGACACATTGTCGGGCGAGATCGCCTTTGCCGAGGAACTGGAGGTATCGCGCAGCGCGTACCGCGAGGCGGTGCAGGTGCTGATGGCCAAGGGGCTGGTGGAGAGCCGCACCAAGACCGGCACGCGCGTACTGCCACGAAGCCGCTGGAATCTGCTCGACCCGGAAGTGCTGGCCTGGGCTTTTGCCGGCGAACCGGACGTGGATTTCGTGCGCGACCTGTTCGAACTGCGCGCGATCGTCGAGCCGGCGGCGGCGGGGCTGGCGGCGGAACGGCGCGACAAGGCCGATCTGAAGGTGATGAAGGATGCCCTCGCCGCGATGCGTCGTCACACGCTGTCGACCGAGGTCGGCCGCGCGGCCGACCGCGATTTCCACACCGCGATCCTGCAGGCGACGCGCAACGATGCGCTGTTGACGCTCAGCGCCAGCATCGGCGCGGCGGTCAACTGGACCACGCAGTTCAAGCAGCGCGGCCGCACCCTGCCGCGCAACCCATTGCCCGATCATCTGCGCGTCTACGAGGCGATCCTGGCCGGCGATGCGACGGCGGCGAGCGATGCGATGCGCGTACTGGTCGATCTGGCGCTGGACGACACGCGGACCGCGATGCGGCGACCGTAA
- the araD1 gene encoding AraD1 family protein gives MAFRLLQHRAADGTRSVIAARDDTATFVPGMASVRALAARAIAGGSTLEQVVASCGTGEAVDLAAEHAAGRLIAPIDHDDDAHVLLTGTGLTHLGSAEGRDQMHRETSVTEAKTDSMRMFLEGVAGGKPADGQTGQQPEWFYKGDGSQLVAPGAPLTMPDFAQDGGEEPELAGIYLIGPDGTPFRLGLCLANEFSDHVTERHNYLWLAHSKLRQAALGPELLVGPPPCHVEGNSRIVRNGETVWEKPFLSGEDNMSHSIANLEAHHFKYALFRRPGDIHIHFFGTATLSFTDGVRTETGDVFEIDAAPFTLPVRNPLARAAAEPVSVRAL, from the coding sequence ATGGCATTCCGTCTGCTGCAGCATCGCGCCGCCGATGGCACGCGATCGGTGATCGCGGCGCGTGACGACACGGCGACGTTCGTACCCGGCATGGCCAGCGTCCGCGCCCTTGCCGCGCGCGCGATCGCCGGTGGCTCGACGTTGGAGCAGGTTGTAGCATCCTGCGGTACCGGCGAAGCGGTCGATCTGGCGGCGGAACATGCGGCCGGGCGATTGATCGCGCCGATCGATCATGATGACGATGCACATGTGCTGCTCACCGGCACCGGGCTGACGCATCTGGGCTCGGCGGAGGGACGCGACCAGATGCACCGCGAGACGTCCGTGACCGAGGCGAAGACGGATTCGATGCGGATGTTCCTGGAGGGGGTCGCTGGCGGAAAGCCCGCCGATGGCCAGACCGGGCAGCAGCCGGAATGGTTCTACAAGGGCGACGGATCGCAACTGGTCGCACCGGGCGCGCCGCTGACCATGCCCGATTTCGCGCAGGACGGCGGCGAGGAGCCTGAACTGGCCGGCATCTATCTGATCGGGCCGGACGGCACGCCGTTCCGGCTCGGCCTGTGCCTCGCCAACGAATTCAGCGATCATGTGACTGAGCGGCACAATTATTTGTGGCTCGCCCATTCCAAATTGCGCCAGGCCGCTCTCGGGCCGGAACTTCTGGTCGGCCCGCCGCCGTGCCATGTCGAGGGCAACAGCCGCATCGTGCGAAACGGCGAGACGGTGTGGGAAAAGCCGTTTCTGTCGGGCGAGGACAACATGTCGCACAGCATCGCCAATCTTGAGGCGCATCATTTCAAATATGCGCTGTTCCGCCGCCCCGGCGACATCCACATTCATTTCTTCGGCACCGCGACCCTGTCCTTCACCGATGGCGTGCGGACCGAGACCGGCGACGTGTTCGAGATCGACGCCGCGCCCTTCACGCTGCCGGTACGGAACCCGCTGGCCCGTGCGGCGGCGGAGCCCGTCAGCGTCCGCGCGCTCTGA
- a CDS encoding cellulase family glycosylhydrolase, producing MKLFVVALLGTAAAFAGPAEARERWTEAQANGWYAKQPWLVGSNYTPASAINQLEMWQEATWDPKRIDYELNLAQSIGMNTMRVFLHDQLWQQDPEGFKRRIGEFLTIAKAHGIKPLFVLFDSCWDPDPKLGPQHPPIPGVHNSGWVQGPGMPGLRDRARYPAYKAYVQGVIGAFANDDRILGWDVWNEPDNGADQYKGQEGKEPLVRALLAQVFGWARDADPSQPLTSGVWLGNDWTPGGKGSPMEKLQLAQSDIVTFHDYNWPETFEGRIKQLLPYNRPILCTEYMARGNGSTFDGSLPIAKRYNVAAMNWGFVDGRTQTRLPWDSWQKPYVLSEPTIWFHEVFRADGTPYRKAETDLIRRLSAAPKGVVPPAEPIAMPPRARRR from the coding sequence ATGAAGCTGTTCGTCGTCGCCCTGCTGGGCACGGCCGCCGCCTTTGCCGGCCCCGCCGAGGCGCGGGAGCGCTGGACCGAGGCACAGGCCAATGGCTGGTATGCCAAACAGCCGTGGCTGGTCGGGTCCAATTACACGCCGGCCAGCGCGATCAACCAGCTGGAGATGTGGCAGGAGGCGACTTGGGATCCCAAGCGGATCGATTACGAACTAAATCTGGCCCAGAGCATCGGCATGAACACGATGCGCGTGTTCCTGCACGATCAGCTGTGGCAGCAGGATCCGGAGGGCTTCAAGCGGCGCATCGGCGAATTCCTGACGATCGCGAAAGCCCACGGGATCAAGCCGCTGTTCGTGCTGTTCGACAGTTGCTGGGATCCCGATCCCAAGCTCGGGCCGCAGCATCCGCCGATCCCGGGCGTGCACAATTCCGGCTGGGTACAGGGTCCGGGCATGCCGGGCCTGCGCGATCGCGCGCGCTATCCGGCGTACAAAGCCTATGTGCAGGGGGTGATCGGCGCGTTTGCCAACGACGATCGCATTCTCGGCTGGGACGTATGGAACGAACCGGACAACGGTGCCGATCAGTATAAGGGGCAGGAGGGCAAGGAGCCTTTGGTCCGCGCGCTGTTGGCGCAGGTGTTCGGCTGGGCGCGCGATGCCGATCCGAGCCAGCCGCTGACATCGGGCGTGTGGCTGGGCAACGATTGGACGCCGGGCGGCAAGGGCTCGCCGATGGAGAAGCTGCAACTCGCGCAGTCGGACATCGTGACGTTCCACGATTACAATTGGCCGGAGACGTTCGAGGGCCGGATCAAGCAATTGCTGCCGTACAACCGGCCGATCCTGTGCACCGAATATATGGCGCGCGGCAACGGATCGACCTTCGACGGCTCGCTGCCGATCGCCAAGCGATACAATGTCGCGGCGATGAACTGGGGCTTCGTCGATGGTCGGACGCAGACTCGTTTGCCCTGGGACAGCTGGCAGAAGCCCTACGTCTTGTCCGAGCCGACGATCTGGTTCCACGAAGTCTTCCGCGCCGACGGCACGCCGTATCGCAAGGCGGAAACCGATCTGATCCGCCGTCTGTCGGCCGCGCCGAAGGGCGTCGTGCCGCCGGCCGAGCCGATCGCCATGCCACCGCGCGCCAGACGGCGTTGA
- a CDS encoding aldose epimerase family protein, with translation MNRNFLAATALATLAIGTVAATPALSAEAKKSSFGTMPDGRDVPAVTLTNGRGVSATVIALGASLQALLMPDKAGKVEDVQIGYDTLAGYLAKPEFFGATVGRVANRIAKGRFTLDGKTYNTPTNDGPNSLHGGSKGFDKVLWEVTDVKSGPSASVTLRYVSPDGDMGYPGTVTTYATYSLDEKNQLTIEYRATTDKPTVVNISNHAYWNLAGVGSPRGAMGHVVTIPAERYTPTDATAIPTGQHVPVAGTVFDFRTPRTIGDRVRDARDPQIAYGRGYDHNWVIGTAVTPGIHLMAKVIEPVSGRGYELWSNQPGLQFYSGNFFNATITGKKGQIYRMGDAIVMEPQLFPDAPNQPNFPSVRLNPGQTYKNTIVYKLITGR, from the coding sequence ATGAACCGCAATTTCCTTGCCGCGACGGCCTTAGCGACGCTCGCGATCGGCACCGTCGCCGCCACCCCGGCGTTGTCGGCCGAAGCGAAGAAATCGAGCTTCGGCACGATGCCCGACGGGCGCGACGTGCCGGCGGTGACGCTGACCAACGGGCGCGGCGTCTCCGCCACGGTGATCGCGCTCGGCGCGTCGCTGCAGGCACTGCTGATGCCCGACAAGGCCGGCAAGGTGGAGGACGTCCAGATCGGCTACGACACGCTCGCCGGCTATCTCGCCAAGCCCGAATTCTTCGGCGCCACCGTCGGCCGCGTCGCCAATCGCATCGCCAAGGGCCGCTTCACGCTGGACGGCAAGACCTACAATACGCCGACCAATGACGGGCCGAACTCGCTGCACGGCGGCAGCAAGGGGTTCGACAAGGTGTTGTGGGAGGTGACCGACGTGAAGAGCGGACCTTCCGCCTCGGTCACGCTGCGCTATGTCAGTCCGGACGGCGACATGGGCTATCCCGGTACCGTCACGACCTACGCGACCTATTCGCTCGACGAGAAGAACCAGCTGACGATCGAATATCGCGCGACCACCGACAAGCCGACGGTCGTCAACATCTCGAACCACGCATATTGGAATCTCGCCGGTGTCGGCTCGCCGCGCGGCGCGATGGGGCATGTCGTGACGATCCCGGCCGAGCGCTACACGCCGACCGACGCGACCGCGATCCCGACCGGGCAGCATGTGCCGGTCGCCGGCACGGTGTTCGATTTCCGCACGCCGCGCACGATCGGGGATCGGGTGCGCGATGCGCGCGATCCGCAGATCGCCTATGGCCGCGGCTACGATCACAATTGGGTGATCGGCACCGCGGTGACGCCCGGCATCCACCTGATGGCCAAGGTGATCGAGCCGGTGTCCGGGCGCGGCTACGAATTGTGGTCGAACCAGCCGGGGCTGCAATTCTATTCGGGCAATTTCTTCAACGCCACGATCACCGGCAAGAAGGGCCAGATCTACCGCATGGGCGACGCGATCGTGATGGAGCCGCAGCTGTTCCCGGATGCGCCGAACCAGCCGAACTTTCCCTCGGTACGGCTGAACCCCGGCCAGACGTACAAGAACACGATCGTCTACAAGCTGATCACCGGGCGCTGA
- a CDS encoding family 43 glycosylhydrolase, translating into MRYLLLAAVALASAVPSGALADNPQFQGADPHAMYVDGELWVFPTGGPGGSWEADRFGAFSSADRKHWKSRGELIRRDQIKWIGDDGAREHFLWAPGVAMRGGKWYLYYSVGPQNPTPSRIGVAVASRPEGPYVDSGKPLLTGELVKDGRGFEAIDPMTFVDARSGKAYLYAGGSAGAKLRVFELTPDMVHVDHEITVATPPQFTEGAFMHERNGVYYLSYSHGHWNGPDYSVHYATAASPTGPWTYRGVILSSDARHKGPGHHSFVRDPKTGQWLIVYHRWEKPMGGAPFKGERQIAIDRLTYAKDGTILPVRMTD; encoded by the coding sequence GTGAGGTATCTCCTGCTTGCCGCGGTCGCGTTGGCATCGGCCGTGCCGAGCGGCGCGCTGGCCGACAATCCGCAATTCCAGGGTGCCGATCCGCATGCGATGTATGTCGATGGGGAGTTGTGGGTGTTCCCGACCGGTGGGCCGGGCGGAAGCTGGGAGGCGGACCGGTTCGGGGCCTTCTCCTCGGCCGACCGCAAGCATTGGAAGAGCCGTGGCGAACTGATCCGGCGCGACCAGATCAAGTGGATCGGCGACGACGGCGCGCGGGAGCATTTCCTTTGGGCACCGGGCGTCGCGATGCGCGGCGGCAAATGGTATCTCTATTATTCGGTCGGGCCGCAGAACCCTACGCCCAGCCGCATCGGCGTCGCGGTCGCCTCCCGTCCCGAGGGGCCGTATGTCGACAGCGGCAAACCGCTGCTGACCGGTGAACTGGTCAAGGACGGGCGCGGTTTCGAGGCGATCGATCCGATGACTTTCGTCGACGCCAGATCGGGCAAGGCCTATCTCTATGCCGGCGGCAGCGCGGGCGCGAAGCTGCGCGTGTTCGAGCTGACGCCCGATATGGTGCATGTCGATCACGAGATCACCGTCGCCACGCCGCCGCAATTCACCGAAGGCGCGTTCATGCACGAACGCAACGGCGTCTATTACCTGTCCTACAGTCATGGGCATTGGAACGGGCCGGACTATTCGGTGCATTACGCCACCGCCGCTTCGCCGACCGGGCCGTGGACCTATCGCGGCGTGATCCTGTCCAGCGATGCGCGGCACAAGGGGCCGGGGCATCACAGCTTCGTGCGGGATCCCAAGACGGGGCAGTGGCTGATCGTCTATCATCGCTGGGAGAAGCCGATGGGCGGCGCACCGTTCAAGGGCGAGCGACAGATCGCGATCGATCGGCTGACCTATGCCAAGGACGGGACGATACTGCCCGTTCGGATGACCGACTGA